Proteins encoded by one window of Micrococcales bacterium:
- the thpR gene encoding RNA 2',3'-cyclic phosphodiesterase: MRLFAAAELPEPVSSHLAGALAPHLPEAGRALIPLENWHITLAFYGEAPDAAAQLLAGALAEAVAGLAAMTVHLSGSGWFRGTTAWIGLGGQVKELTRLMAALTRLGPEPRPDNPTHRPHLTIARRSRRSRRDRGRDQVLEEVMTAMSIYRGPEWSIGEVVLMRSDLGQGRGGRSLYTPLGRAQLGVLPKPTGASGELA, from the coding sequence AGCTACCTGAACCGGTCTCTAGCCACCTGGCCGGAGCCTTGGCGCCGCATCTGCCTGAAGCCGGCCGCGCCCTCATTCCGCTGGAGAATTGGCATATCACCTTGGCCTTTTACGGGGAGGCGCCCGATGCCGCAGCGCAGCTTTTGGCAGGAGCCTTGGCCGAGGCTGTGGCTGGGCTGGCAGCCATGACCGTTCACCTGTCGGGCTCTGGTTGGTTCAGGGGAACTACGGCCTGGATTGGCCTGGGCGGCCAGGTCAAAGAGCTGACCCGGCTGATGGCCGCCTTGACCAGGCTTGGGCCTGAGCCGCGGCCGGACAACCCAACCCACCGGCCCCACCTGACCATTGCCCGCCGCAGCCGCCGCAGCCGCCGGGACCGCGGCAGAGACCAGGTGTTGGAAGAGGTAATGACGGCCATGTCGATCTACCGCGGTCCTGAATGGAGCATTGGCGAGGTTGTGTTGATGCGTTCCGATCTGGGTCAAGGCCGCGGCGGCCGCTCGCTTTACACTCCACTAGGGCGAGCCCAGCTGGGGGTTTTGCCCAAACCGACTGGGGCTAGCGGCGAACTGGCGTAG